From Proteiniborus sp. MB09-C3, the proteins below share one genomic window:
- a CDS encoding DUF3160 domain-containing protein, which produces MKRIATLLVIIIVFNSILFGCSNNSGIDIEDNPANAQKDLEDINKSNINWSIPEEIKNIQIAYKPTAYKANVKPYTIKEDLSNIENIERFSGFTDEQKKMLSENGFIVLPSRSTKLNYIYEENEYSDIPNFVTADTVLHLYHQFYGKSLIFVESELLSKELETLTDRMLNKSIALLEQIEDNELKNLQKKNVTYFLIAKMLILGDENIAVTADDDILSLAKKEYKLIQDSSGIEKSVLFENEELDYSQFTVRGHYTRSTALENYFKTMMWYGFTPINLMNLQTKELYYENTLMTLLITYTAFIDYKGSNDIKAWSNIYEPTGFYVGQSDDINIIDIRDMIISIFGEDIDVNSFNDPSFYDKIQQGVKDLREPKIVGKFVSKPTVKSFKLMGQRYILDGFIMQELMEPLKRPVPNGLDVMGVLGSDRGEDLLFKVYRPQKSWPEYEEKYKELKSDVKSYKDELWQSNLYNGWLWSIKKQLTEFDENSGMPVFMINDGWRSKSLNAALSSYAELKHDTVLYGKQPVAEAGGPMITYDQHYVEPNAELYDTLLWLMKYTVENLKARNLLNNNILEGTESHIKLLELLKSASIKELNNEPLTEDEKNSLLWVGGAIENIINCYTVGSASEDELFNGVFPIEKSAMIVSDVATLPGNHYLSMGTGYFDEIYVVIPVEDKLYLTRGAVYSYYEFTSDKRLTDEEWYELHGLKTIKADGYEYVEYGEPSKQLPSQPFWVNTFKSKTNNVKIEFPEVDWEKSNE; this is translated from the coding sequence TTGAAAAGGATAGCCACATTATTAGTTATAATAATTGTTTTTAACAGCATTTTATTTGGCTGTAGCAACAACAGTGGTATTGACATAGAAGATAATCCTGCCAATGCACAAAAGGATTTAGAGGATATCAATAAGTCCAATATAAATTGGTCAATACCAGAAGAAATAAAAAACATCCAGATAGCTTACAAGCCTACAGCTTATAAGGCTAATGTTAAACCTTATACAATTAAAGAGGATCTCTCGAATATTGAAAACATAGAGCGCTTTTCTGGATTTACAGATGAGCAGAAAAAGATGCTTTCTGAAAACGGATTCATTGTACTTCCAAGTAGAAGTACAAAATTAAATTACATATATGAAGAAAACGAATATTCAGACATACCTAATTTTGTAACAGCAGATACAGTATTACATTTGTATCATCAGTTTTATGGAAAATCACTTATCTTTGTTGAATCAGAGCTTTTATCTAAGGAGTTAGAGACATTAACAGATAGGATGCTGAATAAATCCATAGCTTTATTAGAACAAATAGAAGACAATGAATTAAAGAATTTACAGAAGAAGAACGTGACATATTTCTTAATTGCTAAAATGTTAATATTGGGGGATGAAAATATAGCTGTTACTGCAGATGATGATATATTAAGCTTAGCAAAGAAGGAATATAAGCTTATCCAAGATTCCTCAGGCATCGAAAAATCAGTTTTATTTGAGAATGAAGAATTAGACTATTCTCAGTTTACAGTAAGAGGCCATTATACTAGAAGTACTGCACTCGAAAATTATTTTAAGACCATGATGTGGTATGGATTTACTCCGATTAATTTGATGAATTTACAGACAAAAGAGTTGTATTATGAAAACACCTTAATGACACTTTTGATTACTTATACAGCATTTATAGACTATAAAGGCTCTAACGATATTAAAGCATGGAGTAATATTTATGAGCCAACAGGCTTTTATGTAGGCCAATCAGATGATATAAATATTATCGACATTAGGGATATGATTATTTCCATATTTGGTGAAGATATAGATGTAAATAGCTTCAATGACCCTTCATTTTATGATAAAATCCAACAAGGAGTAAAGGATTTGAGAGAACCTAAAATAGTTGGAAAGTTCGTTTCAAAGCCTACGGTGAAAAGCTTCAAACTTATGGGTCAGAGGTATATACTAGATGGATTTATAATGCAAGAGCTTATGGAACCACTTAAAAGACCAGTTCCTAATGGATTAGATGTAATGGGAGTGCTGGGAAGTGATCGAGGAGAAGACTTGCTATTTAAAGTTTATAGGCCGCAAAAATCATGGCCAGAATATGAGGAAAAATATAAAGAGTTAAAGTCAGATGTAAAAAGCTATAAAGACGAATTATGGCAAAGCAATTTATACAATGGATGGCTATGGTCAATTAAAAAGCAACTAACTGAATTCGATGAAAACTCTGGAATGCCTGTTTTCATGATTAATGATGGCTGGAGAAGTAAGTCCTTAAACGCAGCATTATCCAGCTATGCAGAGCTAAAGCATGATACTGTCCTATATGGAAAACAGCCAGTAGCTGAAGCCGGTGGGCCTATGATAACTTATGATCAGCATTATGTTGAACCAAATGCAGAACTATACGATACATTGCTTTGGCTGATGAAATATACTGTAGAGAATTTAAAGGCAAGGAATCTTTTGAATAATAACATTTTAGAAGGAACTGAATCACATATTAAATTATTAGAACTTCTAAAATCAGCATCAATAAAAGAGCTTAACAATGAACCTCTTACAGAGGATGAAAAAAATAGTCTTTTATGGGTTGGAGGTGCTATTGAGAATATAATTAACTGCTACACCGTCGGAAGTGCTTCTGAAGACGAACTGTTTAACGGAGTTTTTCCAATTGAGAAAAGTGCAATGATTGTATCCGATGTGGCAACATTACCAGGTAATCATTACCTCAGTATGGGCACAGGATATTTTGATGAAATCTACGTAGTTATACCTGTTGAGGACAAATTATATTTAACAAGAGGAGCAGTATATTCATACTATGAATTTACTAGTGACAAACGACTTACTGATGAAGAATGGTATGAGCTTCATGGACTTAAAACAATTAAGGCAGATGGCTATGAGTATGTAGAATATGGAGAGCCGTCTAAACAACTACCATCTCAACCATTCTGGGTAAATACATTCAAATCTAAAACTAACAATGTAAAAATAGAATTTCCTGAAGTAGATTGGGAAAAATCGAATGAATAG
- a CDS encoding CotH kinase family protein, giving the protein MIKEKYITTISIIFMATIAIFIAVLLTSVHKSEVSFEASQPEYMSKVFDKDKVSEINIIIDEDKWQELLDNAIKEEYYNCDISINGETFTNVGIRAKGNSSLSTVANDSTTDRYSFKVDFSEYIKGQSYYGLDKLALNNNMSDATYMKEYLSYDMFSEMDIPTPGFAYSNIKINGKDWGLYLAVEVMEESFIERYYGSIDGNLYKPEGMEMGGNRNIENRDMVGNIQRNAPRQNNQNDEGNIINPEVIGENLPKERDIKQEDMSNNMAGFGMGRSSSSGTNLVYTDDNLSSYSGIFDNAIFKYTNEKDQRTLINILKNLNSGTDLEKYIDVNGVLRYFAVNTFLVNLDSYAGSLKHNYYLYEKDGVLQILPWDLNMSFAGYQMSDGGKAVNFPIDNPVSDTMENSPLISKLLEVDEYKALYHQYLEELIVKYISSGKYEAAISKVNDLIADYVKKDATAFYTYAQYEKSLPVLLQFGKDRRDSIMAQLNGQQPAATYGTLATTVDLSVLGSMGRGMGNREARGQIEGQGREVFEGQEIRNNDVMRQAMEIIMSSKDGNLTEEEKSKIKELGFSDAEIEEMLKMTRQEFPNGMGVNGPNANIETENNGNQGGKRTQIDRNSPIGFEQSGDLSSYISIVSLLLVGGSTLALITAYIFILKFKRRKYKPIDLS; this is encoded by the coding sequence TTGATTAAAGAAAAGTATATAACTACCATAAGCATTATATTTATGGCAACAATAGCTATTTTCATAGCAGTCTTATTGACCTCTGTTCATAAGAGCGAAGTTTCTTTTGAAGCTTCTCAACCTGAATATATGTCTAAAGTATTTGATAAGGATAAGGTTTCAGAGATAAATATAATAATTGATGAAGACAAATGGCAGGAGCTTTTAGATAACGCAATTAAAGAAGAATACTATAATTGTGATATATCAATAAATGGTGAAACTTTTACAAATGTAGGAATTAGAGCAAAAGGAAATTCAAGCTTAAGTACGGTAGCTAATGACAGCACTACAGATAGATATAGCTTTAAAGTAGATTTTAGTGAATATATTAAAGGACAAAGCTACTATGGCCTGGATAAATTGGCACTTAACAATAACATGTCCGATGCCACTTATATGAAGGAGTATCTTTCCTATGATATGTTTTCAGAAATGGACATTCCTACACCAGGCTTTGCTTATTCCAACATTAAAATAAATGGTAAGGATTGGGGCTTATACCTTGCAGTTGAAGTCATGGAGGAAAGCTTTATTGAAAGATACTATGGCAGTATAGATGGAAATCTATATAAGCCTGAAGGCATGGAGATGGGCGGAAATAGAAACATTGAAAACAGAGATATGGTAGGCAATATACAAAGGAATGCTCCTAGGCAGAATAACCAAAATGATGAAGGAAATATAATAAATCCAGAAGTCATAGGTGAAAATCTACCAAAAGAAAGAGATATTAAACAGGAAGACATGTCAAATAATATGGCAGGATTTGGAATGGGCAGGAGCAGCAGTAGTGGTACTAATTTAGTATATACGGATGATAATCTATCAAGCTATTCTGGGATTTTTGATAATGCCATATTCAAATATACAAATGAAAAAGACCAAAGAACCTTAATCAATATATTAAAAAATTTGAATAGTGGGACTGATTTAGAAAAATATATAGATGTAAACGGAGTCCTCAGATATTTTGCTGTAAATACATTTCTAGTAAATCTGGATAGCTATGCTGGCAGCTTAAAGCATAATTATTATTTATATGAAAAGGATGGGGTACTTCAAATATTACCTTGGGACTTAAACATGTCCTTTGCAGGTTATCAAATGTCAGATGGAGGTAAGGCGGTAAACTTTCCAATAGATAATCCTGTCAGTGATACTATGGAAAACAGTCCACTTATCTCAAAATTACTAGAAGTGGATGAATACAAAGCATTATATCATCAATATTTGGAAGAACTGATAGTAAAGTATATAAGTTCAGGTAAATATGAGGCTGCCATAAGCAAAGTGAATGATTTAATAGCCGATTATGTAAAAAAAGATGCCACTGCCTTTTATACCTATGCTCAATATGAAAAATCATTGCCTGTATTGTTGCAATTTGGCAAGGACAGAAGAGACAGTATAATGGCTCAGCTAAATGGGCAACAGCCTGCAGCTACTTATGGAACACTAGCCACAACTGTAGATTTATCAGTTCTAGGTTCCATGGGCAGAGGTATGGGAAATAGAGAGGCAAGAGGACAGATAGAGGGGCAAGGGAGAGAAGTGTTTGAAGGGCAGGAAATTAGAAATAATGATGTAATGAGGCAGGCCATGGAAATAATTATGAGTTCAAAGGATGGTAATTTAACAGAAGAAGAAAAATCAAAGATAAAAGAACTAGGTTTTTCAGATGCTGAAATAGAGGAAATGCTTAAAATGACAAGACAAGAATTTCCAAATGGAATGGGTGTGAATGGACCTAATGCTAATATTGAAACTGAAAATAATGGTAATCAAGGAGGAAAAAGAACTCAAATAGATAGAAATTCTCCAATAGGATTTGAACAGTCAGGAGATTTAAGCAGCTATATCTCTATTGTTTCCTTATTACTAGTAGGAGGAAGTACATTAGCCTTGATAACAGCCTATATATTCATTTTAAAATTCAAACGCAGAAAATATAAACCTATAGACCTCTCCTAA
- a CDS encoding DUF4956 domain-containing protein has product MNGTTNTLNFSDIFKSSFLNKIGAISALDMIIALGLAFILGLFIMTVYKKTFKGVMYSSSFGVALMALTLITTLIILAVTSNIVLSLGMVGALSIVRFRSAIKEPIDIAFLFWAISGGIVLGAGLIPLAIFGSIFIGIVLVLFVNKKSNEIPYIMVVNCEDDNSEKEVLSVIDSKVEKYIVKSKSASKISGLEVTVEIRLKNMTTSFINEINKINGVSNVVMVSYNGDYMG; this is encoded by the coding sequence ATGAATGGAACTACAAATACTTTAAATTTTAGTGATATATTTAAATCAAGTTTTCTCAATAAAATAGGTGCCATATCAGCCCTTGATATGATAATAGCCCTAGGACTTGCATTTATATTGGGATTATTTATAATGACAGTTTATAAGAAAACCTTTAAGGGAGTCATGTATTCCTCAAGCTTTGGAGTAGCTCTAATGGCTTTGACACTGATTACAACATTAATCATTTTGGCAGTAACTTCAAATATAGTATTGTCTCTAGGTATGGTTGGTGCATTATCTATAGTTCGTTTTAGAAGTGCCATAAAGGAACCTATTGACATAGCATTTCTCTTTTGGGCAATTTCTGGAGGTATAGTTCTAGGAGCAGGGCTTATACCCTTGGCCATATTTGGCTCCATATTTATTGGAATAGTCTTAGTTCTGTTTGTAAATAAGAAATCTAATGAAATACCATATATAATGGTAGTCAATTGTGAAGATGATAATTCTGAAAAAGAAGTTTTATCTGTAATAGATAGTAAGGTTGAAAAATACATTGTTAAATCTAAATCTGCTTCTAAAATTAGTGGACTAGAAGTCACTGTAGAAATTAGGCTTAAAAATATGACTACGTCATTTATTAATGAAATAAATAAAATCAATGGAGTTTCTAATGTAGTAATGGTCAGCTATAATGGCGATTATATGGGGTAG
- a CDS encoding polyphosphate polymerase domain-containing protein, with protein MNEIKYRHEYKFFINTGDYYALRTRIKALMKLDRNSRDSGDYSIRSIYFDDIKDTALFEKINGVNHREKFRIRFYNGDSSYIRLEKKIKNNGLTAKFSTKISAEACLKILNGDMDWIRTSEDSLLYELYTKMKNQLFRPKTIVDYDREAYIYPIGNIRVTFDKSIKSGLFSTNIFDTKLPTMKALDTKLIILEVKFDEFLPDFISDIIQIGDRRATAVSKYALCRVIG; from the coding sequence ATGAATGAAATCAAATATAGACATGAATATAAGTTCTTTATAAATACAGGGGATTACTATGCTTTAAGAACTAGGATAAAGGCTTTAATGAAGCTAGATAGAAATTCTAGAGACAGCGGAGACTACTCTATTAGAAGCATATATTTTGATGATATAAAGGATACTGCACTTTTTGAAAAGATAAATGGTGTAAATCACAGGGAAAAGTTTAGGATAAGATTTTATAATGGAGATTCCTCATATATTCGGTTAGAGAAAAAAATCAAAAATAATGGACTCACCGCAAAATTCAGTACTAAAATATCTGCTGAAGCCTGCTTAAAAATTCTTAATGGAGACATGGATTGGATTAGAACCAGTGAGGACAGTCTTTTGTATGAGCTGTATACTAAGATGAAGAATCAACTATTTAGGCCTAAAACTATTGTAGACTATGACAGAGAAGCTTATATCTATCCAATAGGTAATATAAGAGTTACCTTTGACAAATCAATAAAATCTGGACTATTTTCAACTAATATATTTGATACAAAATTACCTACAATGAAGGCTTTGGATACTAAGCTCATAATTCTTGAAGTAAAATTTGATGAATTTCTTCCAGATTTCATTTCAGATATTATACAGATTGGAGATAGAAGAGCTACAGCAGTATCAAAATATGCATTGTGCAGAGTAATAGGATAA
- a CDS encoding HAMP domain-containing sensor histidine kinase yields the protein MNDLRKSFDTNSLKFKLWTYFIFFAAIIMIILWLLQIVFLNTYYKSMKTNEIKKIGNALVEEYNKDGFEDLIYSTSFIKGIIIQVFNEYGDSIFPINTFGEIRPPKREAPINGSFIRKLEDSPDGKIIYAIEDFRMRTHSVVYGAILEGKNGEKHYLYINGLLEPIDSTTSVLKNQLIIVTVISLLLAIGLSFLIATKLSKPITNVTNSAALLAKGNYDVIFQRGDYTEINQLADTLNFTTAELSKTEELRRELIANVSHDLRTPLTLIKSYAEMIRDISGNNPDKRISHLKVIIDESDRLNALVNDMLDLSKIQSGINEVAYKEFDIGRTTKNILKRFSVLSDIYGYRFILNSDDDDIAIGDEQKIEQVIYNLISNAVNHTGEDKLITIDLRNLGEYIEFKVTDTGKGISEEEIPHIWDRYYSSGKTYKRGIIGSGLGLSIVKSILIAHDARFGVESILDKRSTFWFQLKAK from the coding sequence GTGAATGATTTGAGAAAATCCTTTGATACTAATAGTCTCAAATTTAAACTTTGGACTTATTTTATATTCTTTGCTGCCATTATAATGATAATACTTTGGCTTTTACAAATAGTTTTTTTAAACACCTATTATAAGTCTATGAAGACAAATGAAATAAAGAAAATAGGCAATGCCCTAGTTGAAGAATACAACAAGGATGGCTTTGAAGACTTAATCTATAGTACATCCTTTATTAAAGGAATAATTATTCAAGTTTTTAATGAGTACGGAGATTCAATATTTCCCATAAATACTTTTGGAGAAATAAGACCTCCTAAAAGAGAAGCTCCAATAAATGGGAGCTTTATTAGAAAACTAGAAGACAGTCCAGATGGTAAGATCATATATGCAATTGAAGATTTTAGAATGAGGACACACTCAGTAGTTTATGGCGCTATTTTAGAAGGAAAAAATGGAGAGAAGCATTATCTTTATATTAATGGCTTATTAGAGCCTATAGATTCGACTACTTCCGTACTAAAAAACCAATTAATAATAGTAACAGTCATATCTTTACTTTTAGCCATAGGACTTTCTTTTCTGATAGCTACTAAATTGTCTAAACCTATAACTAATGTAACTAATTCAGCTGCTTTACTTGCTAAGGGTAATTATGATGTGATTTTTCAAAGAGGCGATTATACAGAGATTAATCAATTGGCAGATACTCTGAATTTTACTACAGCAGAATTATCCAAGACAGAGGAGCTTAGGAGAGAACTCATTGCCAATGTTTCTCATGATTTGCGTACACCCTTAACCCTAATCAAATCCTATGCTGAGATGATAAGAGACATATCAGGAAACAATCCAGATAAACGGATTTCACATTTGAAAGTAATCATAGATGAGAGTGATAGATTAAATGCATTAGTAAATGATATGTTAGATTTATCAAAGATTCAGTCAGGAATAAACGAAGTAGCTTATAAAGAATTTGACATTGGAAGGACTACTAAAAACATATTAAAGAGATTTTCTGTTTTATCAGATATATATGGGTACAGATTTATTCTAAACAGTGATGATGACGATATAGCAATTGGAGATGAACAGAAAATAGAACAGGTAATATATAACTTAATCAGCAATGCTGTTAATCATACTGGCGAAGATAAACTTATTACCATAGATTTAAGAAACTTAGGGGAATATATAGAATTTAAGGTAACTGATACAGGCAAGGGTATTTCTGAAGAGGAGATACCACATATTTGGGATAGGTATTATAGCTCAGGTAAAACATATAAACGTGGCATCATAGGCAGCGGCTTAGGCTTATCAATAGTCAAGAGCATACTAATAGCCCATGATGCAAGGTTTGGAGTAGAGAGCATATTAGATAAGAGAAGCACTTTTTGGTTTCAGCTAAAAGCTAAGTAG